CGAATCAAAGCCCGCCATGCTCTTCGACTTCACGATGAAATCCTTCACTGTCTTGTTCAGCGCCGTGCCCAGGTGAATGGGACCGTTGGCGTAGGGAGGCCCGTCGTGCAGCACGTACATGGGCGCCCCGCGCCGCGCTTGCCGGATGAGGTCGTAAATCCCCATCTGCTCCCAGCGTTCCAGCATCTTGGGCTCGTTCTGAGGCAGGTTGGCCTTCATCGAAAACTCGGTTTTCGGCAGGTTGAGCGTGGCTTTCAGTTCTTGCGGCACTCCGACCTCGCCTCTACGATCAGAAATATCATTTCATTATAGCGATCTCTAATTCTAAACAGGTGTCATTCCGAAGCCAGCGAGGAACCGGCTATTCTTGCTTGACGACGACAAACTGGCGCTACGGAAAGGCCGCCCAAACGACACGTTGACGTACTCTCGTACACGTCCGAAAGTACCCCGCAAATTTGTCTCTCCCATGTAAAAACTTCCCCCACCGCGACTCCTGCAGCGGCTCCGTGTTAACTTATACGCACAGGCAGTTAGGATGGCCTCTGTCCGGTTCGCGTCGGCGGGCAAGGTGGTTGCAATAATCTGTGCCCTTCCGGCAGGCGGGGCCGTCCAATGAGAGAACAACTTGGCACCAGATGTGCTCATCCCCTTACCAGGGCAAGGCTCCGGCTAACCAGAGAAGATTGGCCAGAGTGACCTAATCGGGATTTCACTTACATGGAACAACCGTTACAACCATCGGATGCTGAAGTTCAGCGGCCTGCCGCTGTTCCTGAACTCAATCTACTGCTTCCCCAAGATCAATTTGACTTGCCGCTGTGGCAGTCGCTGCGGCGGCAAATCCACGACTGGCGTCATCCCGAGAAGCTGCCTCCCCTCCGCCTGACCTCCAGACCGGTCCCGGTGCGCGAAATCTGGGGCGATTACAATTACAAGAAGCGCGGCATTCTCGGTTCGACCTGCGCCCACCTGGTCGTGATCGGCGGCCTGATTGCTGTCTCCATCGCCGGCGCTAGGGTCGTCCAGCAGGCGCAGCAGCCCACCGTCTCCATCGTGGCGCCCGACATTTCCGAATACATGCCGCTCTCGTCCAAGAAGAACGACACCATCGGCGGCGGTGGCGGCGGCGGCGATCGCGATAAGCTTCCTGCCCCCAGGGGACGTCTGCCCAGGTTCGCCATGGAGCAGTTCACCCCCCCGGCGATGGTCATCCGCAACGACCATCCCAAGCTCCCCATGGAGCCCACGGTCGTGGTTCCGCCACAAGTGAAGATTGCGCAGGCGGCGATGCCCAACTTCGGCGATCCCAAGGCGCCGATTGGCCCGCCCTCTAACGGCACCGGCTCGGGTGGCGGCATCGGCTCAGGCTCCGGCGGTGGCGTTGGCTCGGGCGAAGGACCGGGCGTCGGTCCCGGTCGCGGCGGAGGCATTGGCGGCGGCGTCTTCCGGGTTGGCGGCGGCGTCTCCGCTCCCCGCGCCCTCCAGACTCCTGATCCCGAGTACTCCGAAGAGGCCCGCAAGGCCAAGTACCAGGGCACCGTGGTGCTGTGGCTGATCGTCGACACGAACGGTCGCCCACAACAGTTGAGGGTCGCCCGCTCCCTCGGCATGGGCCTGGACCAAAAGGCCATGGAGGCCGTGCGCCAGTGGAAGTTCGAGCCTGCGATGAAGGACGGCCGCCCCGTGGCGGTCCAGATCAACGTCGAAGTGAACTTCAGGCTTTACTAGAAACATTCGCTGTAGCGAATTCAAACAAAGGGAGAAGCTAACCGGCTTCTCCCCTTTTACTTTTTATCTTCGGATCCTGTCCTCAGCCTTGGCCGATGTGCTAAAGGGCACGACTCTGCGCCGCTCCGTATTCTAATTCACGCCGAAATCGGGAGCCCCAGTCTTCAGTTGAAGGTTTCTCCGGAGATGAAACAG
The nucleotide sequence above comes from Terriglobia bacterium. Encoded proteins:
- a CDS encoding energy transducer TonB; translated protein: MEQPLQPSDAEVQRPAAVPELNLLLPQDQFDLPLWQSLRRQIHDWRHPEKLPPLRLTSRPVPVREIWGDYNYKKRGILGSTCAHLVVIGGLIAVSIAGARVVQQAQQPTVSIVAPDISEYMPLSSKKNDTIGGGGGGGDRDKLPAPRGRLPRFAMEQFTPPAMVIRNDHPKLPMEPTVVVPPQVKIAQAAMPNFGDPKAPIGPPSNGTGSGGGIGSGSGGGVGSGEGPGVGPGRGGGIGGGVFRVGGGVSAPRALQTPDPEYSEEARKAKYQGTVVLWLIVDTNGRPQQLRVARSLGMGLDQKAMEAVRQWKFEPAMKDGRPVAVQINVEVNFRLY